The proteins below are encoded in one region of Octopus sinensis unplaced genomic scaffold, ASM634580v1 Contig18900, whole genome shotgun sequence:
- the LOC115231808 gene encoding 14-3-3 protein homolog 2-like: MAEVLSTDARQYYVDESKEAYEQALSIAQNFAVNDTGRLGLALNASVFYYEILEEKDKACSLAKMTFDEAIESLDDLTGFLNSEVSLILQLIQDNYKNWTDKKDGWK, translated from the coding sequence ATGGCCGAGGTCCTCTCGACGGATGCCCGCCAATACTACGTGGACGAGTCCAAGGAGGCATACGAACAAGCCCTGTCCATCGCCCAAAACTTTGCTGTGAACGACACTGGGCGACTTGGCCTGGCTCTCAACGCCTCGGTCTTTTACTACGAAATACTGGAGGAGAAGGACAAGGCCTGCAGTCTGGCCAAAATGACCTTCGATGAGGCCATTGAGTccttggatgatttgactgggtTTTTGAATTCGGAGGTGTCTTTGATCCTTCAACTGATTCAAGACAATTACAAAAACTGGACTGACAAGAAGGATGGGTGGAAATAA